A genomic region of Haliaeetus albicilla chromosome 8, bHalAlb1.1, whole genome shotgun sequence contains the following coding sequences:
- the GIPC3 gene encoding PDZ domain-containing protein GIPC3: MRRAGRHGRQAQEGSPMENGVRQEPETPEPPAAEGIPAPRPPRARPRLVFHTQLAHGSPTGRIEGFTNVKELYAKIAEVFSISPTEILFCTLNTHKVDMQKLLGGQIGLEDFIFAHVRGETKEVEVTKTEDALGLTITDNGAGYAFIKRIKEGSIINRIQTVCVGDSIEAINDHTIVGCRHYEVARMLRELPRAQPFTLRLVQPKKAFDMIGQRTRSSKSPGEARVVSGKETLRLRAQGPATLEEGPTPFEEEAASRVDDLLESYMGIRDSELASMMVEVAKGSPSVAQLARGLDSVLGEFAFPQEFVAEVWAAVCHPKGGQE, translated from the exons ATGCGTCGGGCGGGCAGGCACGGCAGGCAggcccaggagggcagccccATGGAGAACGGCGTGCGGCAGGAGCCAGAGACCCCCGAGCCACCCGCTGCCGAGGGCAtcccggccccccgccccccccgtgCCCGCCCCAGGCTGGTGTTTCACACGCAACTGGCCCACGGCAGCCCCACGGGGCGCATCGAGGGCTTCACCAACGTCAAGGAGCTCTACGCCAAAATCGCTGAGGTCTTCAGCATCTCGCCCACTGAG ATCCTCTTTTGCACGCTCAACACGCACAAAGTAGACATGCAAAAGCTGCTGGGGGGACAGATCGGCCTGGAGGACTTTATCTTCGCCCACGTCCGGGGTGAGACGAAGGAGGTGGAGGTGACCAAGACAGAGGATGCACTTGGCCTCACCATCACGGACAACGGGGCCGGCTATGCTTTCATCAAG AGAATCAAGGAGGGGAGCATCATCAACCGCATCCAGACGGTATGTGTGGGTGACAGCATCGAGGCCATCAATGACCACACCATTGTGGGCTGCCGGCACTACGAGGTGGCCCGGATGCTGCGGGAGCTGCCCCGGGCTCAGCCCTTCACTCTCCGCCTGGTGCAGCCCAAAAAGGCCTTCG ACATGATCGGGCAGAGGACGCGGAGCAGCAAGTCCCCGGGCGAAGCCAGAGTCGTCAGCGGGAAGGAAACGCTGCGGCTGCGGGCGCAGGGCCCAGCCACGCTGGAGGAGGGG cccaccccctTCGAGGAAGAAGCCGCCAGCCGAGTGGATGATCTGCTGGAGAGCTACATGGGCATCCGTGACAGCGAGCTGG cTTCGATGATGGTGGAGGTGGCGAAGGGGAGCCCCAGCGTGGCCCAGCTCGCCCGCGGCTTGGACTCGGTGCTGGGCGAGTTTGCCTTCCCCCAGGAGTTTGTGGCCGAGGTGTGGGCAGCCGTCTGCCACCCCAAGGGGGGGCAGGAGTAG
- the HMG20B gene encoding SWI/SNF-related matrix-associated actin-dependent regulator of chromatin subfamily E member 1-related has product MAHSAKQLPAGMLHATGKAQHGNFLVAIKQEKGESARTSGEKPHGEEEPVKKRGWPKGKKRKKILPNGPKAPVTGYVRFLNERREQIRTQHPDLPFPEITKMLGAEWSKLQLSEKQRYLDEAEREKQQYMKELREYQQSEAYKMCTEKIQEKKIKKEDAGSAAVNTLLNGHPHKAGECSDAFSTFDVPIFTEEFLDQNKAREAELRRLRKMNTEFEEQNAILQKHTESMNCAKEKLEQELAQEERQTLALQQQLQSVRQALTASFASLPIPGTGETPTLNTLDFYMAKLHSAIESNPLQHEKLVVRIKEILSRIASEHL; this is encoded by the exons atGGCCCACAGCGCCAAGCAGCTGCCTGCCGGGATGCT GCATGCCACGGGCAAAGCTCAGCATGGAAACTTCCTGGTGGCCATCAAGCAGGAGAAGGGAGAGTCGGCACGGACGAGCGGTGAGAAGCCGCACGGCGAGGAGGAG CCGGTGAAGAAGAGGGGCTGGCCCAAGGgcaagaagaggaagaagatcCTTCCCAATGGCCCCAAAGCCCCTGTGACGGGCTACGTGCGTTTTCTGAATGAGCGGCGCGAGCAGATCCGCACGCAGCATCCTGACCTGCCCTTCCCGGAGATCACCAAGATGCTGGGGGCTGAGTGGAGCAAGCTGCAGCTTTCGGAGAAGCAG CGGTACCTGGACGAAGCAGAGCGGGAGAAGCAGCAGTACATGAAGGAGCTGCGGGAATACCAGCAGTCAGAGGCCTACAAGATGTGCACGGAGAAGATCCAGGAGAAAAAGATCAAAAAAG AGGACGCGGGCTCTGCGGCAGTGAACACTCTGCTGAATGGGCACCCGCACAAG GCTGGCGAGTGCAGCGACGCCTTCTCCACCTTCGACGTGCCCATCTTCACGGAGGAGTTCTTGGACCAAAACAAAG CTCGAGAGGCTGAGCTGCGGCGCCTGCGCAAGATGAACACGGAGTTTGAGGAGCAGAACGCTATCCTGCAGAAGCACACGGAGAGCATGAACTGTGCCAAGGAGaagctggagcaggagctggcccagGAGGAGAGGCAGACCCTGgccttgcagcagcagctccagtcCGTGCGGCAGGCCCTCACCGCCAGCTTCgcctccctccccatccccg GCACTGGGGAGACCCCCACGCTGAACACTCTGGACTTCTACATGGCCAAACTGCACAGTGCCATCGAGAGCAACCCACTGCAGCATGAGAAATTGGTGGTGCGCATCAAGGAGATCCTGTCCCGGATAGCCAG cGAACACTTGTGA
- the MFSD12 gene encoding major facilitator superfamily domain-containing protein 12 isoform X3, with translation MAGPGSAVASPRPVPSRPVPGAAGRRRRGMAEPPAGAAGTGAAELPLRARLSFAAGHFLNDLCASLWFTYLLLYLHAVLGYGHRLAGALLLAGQVADGLCTPLLGYEADRSAGCGRYGRRKSWHLAGTTCVLVSFPFIFNPCLGCKENTPEWAAFIYYLPFIIIFQFGWAATQISHLSLIPELVTTEHEKVELTAFRYAFTVMANITVYGLAWLLLNFQVDQPDRTEHLGIQDVPIFRNLSLIVMGLGAVFSLIFHLGTKEKPYPPGSLPQLEEGTPLLQKEPTSPPRPLLIWKDWLLEPAFYQVAVLYMSTRLIINLSQTYIAMYLTNSLLLPKKYIATIPLVMYISGFLSSFLMKPVNKWIGRNLTYFVGILVVLAFASWVTLARQMGAEIYGAAVLLGAGSATILVTSLSMTADLIGTNTHSGAFVYGAMSFTDKMANGLAVMAIQNLHPCPTELCCPACISFYHWVMVLVTGGIAIAAITSLCCIMVWPIRIRYHAVCLQGLSEAETPYGGTESVEGMSQHSTIN, from the exons ATGGCGGGGCCGGGCAGCGCCGTAGCCTCGCCCCGCcctgtcccgtcccgtcccgtcccgggCGCtgcgggccggcggcggcgcggtATGGCGGAGCCCCCGGCGGGAGCAGCGGGAACCGGAGCCGCGGAGCTGCCGCTGCGGGCGCGGTTGAGCTTCGCGGCCGGGCACTTCCTGAACGACCTGTGCGCCTCGCTGTGGTTCACCTACCTGCTGCTCTACCTGCACGCCGTGCTGGGCTACGGCCACCGCCTGGCcggggctctgctgctggccGGGCAGGTTGCCGACGGACTCTGCACGCCGCTCCTCGGCTACGAGGCCGACCGCTCCGCCGGCTGCGGCCGCTACGGGCGGAGGAAGTCCTGGCACCTCgccg GCACCACCTGCGTCCTCGTGTCCTTCCCCTTCATCTTCAACCCCTGCCTGGGTTGCAAGGAGAACACGCCGGAGTGGGCAGCCTTTATCTACTACCTCCCCTTCATCATCATCTTCCAGTTCGGCTGGGCAGCCACACAGATCTCCCACCTATCCCTCATCCCTGAGCTGGTGACCACTGAACATGAGAAGGTGGAGCTCACAGCTTTCAG GTATGCCTTTACTGTCATGGCCAATATCACAGTCTATGGCCTGGCCTGGCTCCTGCTGAACTTCCAGGTGGACCAACCTGACCGCACAGAGCACCTAGGCATCCAGGATGTCCCTATATTTCGG AACCTGTCCCTCATtgtgatggggctgggggccgtGTTCTCCCTCATCTTCCACCTGGGCACCAAAGAGAAGCCATACCCGCCGGGCTCACTGCCCCAGCTGGAGGAGGGCACACCCCTGCTGCAGAAGGAGCCTACGAGCCCCCCACGCCCACTGCTGATCTGGAAAGACTGGCTGCTGGAGCCTGCCTTCTACCAG GTTGCGGTGCTCTACATGTCCACCCGGCTCATCATCAACCTGTCCCAGACCTACATCGCCATGTACCTGACCAACTCACTGCTGCTGCCCAAG AAGTACATTGCCACCATCCCCCTGGTGATGTACATCAGTggcttcctctcctccttcctcatGAAGCCTGTGAATAAGTGGATAGGTCGAAAT CTGACCTACTTCGTGGGCATCCTGGTGGTCTTGGCCTTTGCCTCCTGGGTGACCCTGGCCAGGCAGATGGGAGCAGAGATCTACGGGGCGGCCGTGCTCCTTGGGGCTGGCTCTGCCACTATCTTGGtcacctccctctccatgacAGCAGACCTCATCGGCACCAACACG CACAGCGGCGCGTTCGTCTACGGCGCCATGAGCTTCACCGACAAGATGGCCAATGGCCTGGCTGTGATGGCGATCCAGAACTTGCATCCATGCCC GACCGAgctctgctgccctgcctgcatcAGCTTCTACCACTGGGTGATGGTGTTGGTCACTGGAGGCATTGCCATTGCTGCTATCACCTCTCTGTGCTGCATCATGGTCTGGCCCATCCGTATCCGCTACC aTGCTGTCTGCCTGCAGGGGCTGAGCGAAGCGGAGACCCCCTACGGCGGGACGGAGAGCGTCGAGGGAATGAGCCAGCACAGCACCATTAACTGA
- the MFSD12 gene encoding major facilitator superfamily domain-containing protein 12 isoform X4 produces the protein MAGPGSAVASPRPVPSRPVPGAAGRRRRGMAEPPAGAAGTGAAELPLRARLSFAAGHFLNDLCASLWFTYLLLYLHAVLGYGHRLAGALLLAGQVADGLCTPLLGYEADRSAGCGRYGRRKSWHLAGTTCVLVSFPFIFNPCLGCKENTPEWAAFIYYLPFIIIFQFGWAATQISHLSLIPELVTTEHEKVELTAFRYAFTVMANITVYGLAWLLLNFQVDQPDRTEHLGIQDVPIFRNLSLIVMGLGAVFSLIFHLGTKEKPYPPGSLPQLEEGTPLLQKEPTSPPRPLLIWKDWLLEPAFYQVAVLYMSTRLIINLSQTYIAMYLTNSLLLPKKYIATIPLVMYISGFLSSFLMKPVNKWIGRNLTYFVGILVVLAFASWVTLARQMGAEIYGAAVLLGAGSATILVTSLSMTADLIGTNTHSGAFVYGAMSFTDKMANGLAVMAIQNLHPCPTELCCPACISFYHWVMVLVTGGIAIAAITSLCCIMVWPIRIRYHGPSCREVAGALSQQEVLWQGWLRGRSWPCPQGDPYDAVCLQGLSEAETPYGGTESVEGMSQHSTIN, from the exons ATGGCGGGGCCGGGCAGCGCCGTAGCCTCGCCCCGCcctgtcccgtcccgtcccgtcccgggCGCtgcgggccggcggcggcgcggtATGGCGGAGCCCCCGGCGGGAGCAGCGGGAACCGGAGCCGCGGAGCTGCCGCTGCGGGCGCGGTTGAGCTTCGCGGCCGGGCACTTCCTGAACGACCTGTGCGCCTCGCTGTGGTTCACCTACCTGCTGCTCTACCTGCACGCCGTGCTGGGCTACGGCCACCGCCTGGCcggggctctgctgctggccGGGCAGGTTGCCGACGGACTCTGCACGCCGCTCCTCGGCTACGAGGCCGACCGCTCCGCCGGCTGCGGCCGCTACGGGCGGAGGAAGTCCTGGCACCTCgccg GCACCACCTGCGTCCTCGTGTCCTTCCCCTTCATCTTCAACCCCTGCCTGGGTTGCAAGGAGAACACGCCGGAGTGGGCAGCCTTTATCTACTACCTCCCCTTCATCATCATCTTCCAGTTCGGCTGGGCAGCCACACAGATCTCCCACCTATCCCTCATCCCTGAGCTGGTGACCACTGAACATGAGAAGGTGGAGCTCACAGCTTTCAG GTATGCCTTTACTGTCATGGCCAATATCACAGTCTATGGCCTGGCCTGGCTCCTGCTGAACTTCCAGGTGGACCAACCTGACCGCACAGAGCACCTAGGCATCCAGGATGTCCCTATATTTCGG AACCTGTCCCTCATtgtgatggggctgggggccgtGTTCTCCCTCATCTTCCACCTGGGCACCAAAGAGAAGCCATACCCGCCGGGCTCACTGCCCCAGCTGGAGGAGGGCACACCCCTGCTGCAGAAGGAGCCTACGAGCCCCCCACGCCCACTGCTGATCTGGAAAGACTGGCTGCTGGAGCCTGCCTTCTACCAG GTTGCGGTGCTCTACATGTCCACCCGGCTCATCATCAACCTGTCCCAGACCTACATCGCCATGTACCTGACCAACTCACTGCTGCTGCCCAAG AAGTACATTGCCACCATCCCCCTGGTGATGTACATCAGTggcttcctctcctccttcctcatGAAGCCTGTGAATAAGTGGATAGGTCGAAAT CTGACCTACTTCGTGGGCATCCTGGTGGTCTTGGCCTTTGCCTCCTGGGTGACCCTGGCCAGGCAGATGGGAGCAGAGATCTACGGGGCGGCCGTGCTCCTTGGGGCTGGCTCTGCCACTATCTTGGtcacctccctctccatgacAGCAGACCTCATCGGCACCAACACG CACAGCGGCGCGTTCGTCTACGGCGCCATGAGCTTCACCGACAAGATGGCCAATGGCCTGGCTGTGATGGCGATCCAGAACTTGCATCCATGCCC GACCGAgctctgctgccctgcctgcatcAGCTTCTACCACTGGGTGATGGTGTTGGTCACTGGAGGCATTGCCATTGCTGCTATCACCTCTCTGTGCTGCATCATGGTCTGGCCCATCCGTATCCGCTACC ATGgccccagctgcagggag GTGGCAGGAGCCCTGTCCCAGCAGGAGGTCctgtggcagggctggctgcgGGGACGCTCGTGGCCCTGCCCGCAGGGGGATCCTTATG aTGCTGTCTGCCTGCAGGGGCTGAGCGAAGCGGAGACCCCCTACGGCGGGACGGAGAGCGTCGAGGGAATGAGCCAGCACAGCACCATTAACTGA
- the MFSD12 gene encoding major facilitator superfamily domain-containing protein 12 isoform X1, with translation MAGPGSAVASPRPVPSRPVPGAAGRRRRGMAEPPAGAAGTGAAELPLRARLSFAAGHFLNDLCASLWFTYLLLYLHAVLGYGHRLAGALLLAGQVADGLCTPLLGYEADRSAGCGRYGRRKSWHLAGTTCVLVSFPFIFNPCLGCKENTPEWAAFIYYLPFIIIFQFGWAATQISHLSLIPELVTTEHEKVELTAFRYAFTVMANITVYGLAWLLLNFQVDQPDRTEHLGIQDVPIFRNLSLIVMGLGAVFSLIFHLGTKEKPYPPGSLPQLEEGTPLLQKEPTSPPRPLLIWKDWLLEPAFYQVAVLYMSTRLIINLSQTYIAMYLTNSLLLPKKYIATIPLVMYISGFLSSFLMKPVNKWIGRNLTYFVGILVVLAFASWVTLARQMGAEIYGAAVLLGAGSATILVTSLSMTADLIGTNTHSGAFVYGAMSFTDKMANGLAVMAIQNLHPCPTELCCPACISFYHWVMVLVTGGIAIAAITSLCCIMVWPIRIRYHGPSCREVAGALSQQEVLWQGWLRGRSWPCPQGDPYGRHAGQDHHPASAAPGPRAGGCACLLCAPGGQHPPAMAVLMLAPLGSPRGGRGCSACW, from the exons ATGGCGGGGCCGGGCAGCGCCGTAGCCTCGCCCCGCcctgtcccgtcccgtcccgtcccgggCGCtgcgggccggcggcggcgcggtATGGCGGAGCCCCCGGCGGGAGCAGCGGGAACCGGAGCCGCGGAGCTGCCGCTGCGGGCGCGGTTGAGCTTCGCGGCCGGGCACTTCCTGAACGACCTGTGCGCCTCGCTGTGGTTCACCTACCTGCTGCTCTACCTGCACGCCGTGCTGGGCTACGGCCACCGCCTGGCcggggctctgctgctggccGGGCAGGTTGCCGACGGACTCTGCACGCCGCTCCTCGGCTACGAGGCCGACCGCTCCGCCGGCTGCGGCCGCTACGGGCGGAGGAAGTCCTGGCACCTCgccg GCACCACCTGCGTCCTCGTGTCCTTCCCCTTCATCTTCAACCCCTGCCTGGGTTGCAAGGAGAACACGCCGGAGTGGGCAGCCTTTATCTACTACCTCCCCTTCATCATCATCTTCCAGTTCGGCTGGGCAGCCACACAGATCTCCCACCTATCCCTCATCCCTGAGCTGGTGACCACTGAACATGAGAAGGTGGAGCTCACAGCTTTCAG GTATGCCTTTACTGTCATGGCCAATATCACAGTCTATGGCCTGGCCTGGCTCCTGCTGAACTTCCAGGTGGACCAACCTGACCGCACAGAGCACCTAGGCATCCAGGATGTCCCTATATTTCGG AACCTGTCCCTCATtgtgatggggctgggggccgtGTTCTCCCTCATCTTCCACCTGGGCACCAAAGAGAAGCCATACCCGCCGGGCTCACTGCCCCAGCTGGAGGAGGGCACACCCCTGCTGCAGAAGGAGCCTACGAGCCCCCCACGCCCACTGCTGATCTGGAAAGACTGGCTGCTGGAGCCTGCCTTCTACCAG GTTGCGGTGCTCTACATGTCCACCCGGCTCATCATCAACCTGTCCCAGACCTACATCGCCATGTACCTGACCAACTCACTGCTGCTGCCCAAG AAGTACATTGCCACCATCCCCCTGGTGATGTACATCAGTggcttcctctcctccttcctcatGAAGCCTGTGAATAAGTGGATAGGTCGAAAT CTGACCTACTTCGTGGGCATCCTGGTGGTCTTGGCCTTTGCCTCCTGGGTGACCCTGGCCAGGCAGATGGGAGCAGAGATCTACGGGGCGGCCGTGCTCCTTGGGGCTGGCTCTGCCACTATCTTGGtcacctccctctccatgacAGCAGACCTCATCGGCACCAACACG CACAGCGGCGCGTTCGTCTACGGCGCCATGAGCTTCACCGACAAGATGGCCAATGGCCTGGCTGTGATGGCGATCCAGAACTTGCATCCATGCCC GACCGAgctctgctgccctgcctgcatcAGCTTCTACCACTGGGTGATGGTGTTGGTCACTGGAGGCATTGCCATTGCTGCTATCACCTCTCTGTGCTGCATCATGGTCTGGCCCATCCGTATCCGCTACC ATGgccccagctgcagggag GTGGCAGGAGCCCTGTCCCAGCAGGAGGTCctgtggcagggctggctgcgGGGACGCTCGTGGCCCTGCCCGCAGGGGGATCCTTATGGTAGGCACGCGGGGCAGGACCACCATCCCgcttctgctgctcctggccCCAGAGCCGGAGGCTGTGCCTGCTTGCTGTGCGCTCCTGGAGGGCAGCATCCACCTGCGATGGCCGTGCTGATGCTGGCACCCCTTGGGTCACCAAGGGGTGGCAGGGGCTGCTCCGCGTGCTGGTAG
- the MFSD12 gene encoding major facilitator superfamily domain-containing protein 12 isoform X2 gives MAGPGSAVASPRPVPSRPVPGAAGRRRRGMAEPPAGAAGTGAAELPLRARLSFAAGHFLNDLCASLWFTYLLLYLHAVLGYGHRLAGALLLAGQVADGLCTPLLGYEADRSAGCGRYGRRKSWHLAGTTCVLVSFPFIFNPCLGCKENTPEWAAFIYYLPFIIIFQFGWAATQISHLSLIPELVTTEHEKVELTAFRYAFTVMANITVYGLAWLLLNFQVDQPDRTEHLGIQDVPIFRNLSLIVMGLGAVFSLIFHLGTKEKPYPPGSLPQLEEGTPLLQKEPTSPPRPLLIWKDWLLEPAFYQVAVLYMSTRLIINLSQTYIAMYLTNSLLLPKKYIATIPLVMYISGFLSSFLMKPVNKWIGRNLTYFVGILVVLAFASWVTLARQMGAEIYGAAVLLGAGSATILVTSLSMTADLIGTNTHSGAFVYGAMSFTDKMANGLAVMAIQNLHPCPTELCCPACISFYHWVMVLVTGGIAIAAITSLCCIMVWPIRIRYHGPSCREVAGALSQQERGGGRSPVPAGGPVAGLAAGTLVALPAGGSLW, from the exons ATGGCGGGGCCGGGCAGCGCCGTAGCCTCGCCCCGCcctgtcccgtcccgtcccgtcccgggCGCtgcgggccggcggcggcgcggtATGGCGGAGCCCCCGGCGGGAGCAGCGGGAACCGGAGCCGCGGAGCTGCCGCTGCGGGCGCGGTTGAGCTTCGCGGCCGGGCACTTCCTGAACGACCTGTGCGCCTCGCTGTGGTTCACCTACCTGCTGCTCTACCTGCACGCCGTGCTGGGCTACGGCCACCGCCTGGCcggggctctgctgctggccGGGCAGGTTGCCGACGGACTCTGCACGCCGCTCCTCGGCTACGAGGCCGACCGCTCCGCCGGCTGCGGCCGCTACGGGCGGAGGAAGTCCTGGCACCTCgccg GCACCACCTGCGTCCTCGTGTCCTTCCCCTTCATCTTCAACCCCTGCCTGGGTTGCAAGGAGAACACGCCGGAGTGGGCAGCCTTTATCTACTACCTCCCCTTCATCATCATCTTCCAGTTCGGCTGGGCAGCCACACAGATCTCCCACCTATCCCTCATCCCTGAGCTGGTGACCACTGAACATGAGAAGGTGGAGCTCACAGCTTTCAG GTATGCCTTTACTGTCATGGCCAATATCACAGTCTATGGCCTGGCCTGGCTCCTGCTGAACTTCCAGGTGGACCAACCTGACCGCACAGAGCACCTAGGCATCCAGGATGTCCCTATATTTCGG AACCTGTCCCTCATtgtgatggggctgggggccgtGTTCTCCCTCATCTTCCACCTGGGCACCAAAGAGAAGCCATACCCGCCGGGCTCACTGCCCCAGCTGGAGGAGGGCACACCCCTGCTGCAGAAGGAGCCTACGAGCCCCCCACGCCCACTGCTGATCTGGAAAGACTGGCTGCTGGAGCCTGCCTTCTACCAG GTTGCGGTGCTCTACATGTCCACCCGGCTCATCATCAACCTGTCCCAGACCTACATCGCCATGTACCTGACCAACTCACTGCTGCTGCCCAAG AAGTACATTGCCACCATCCCCCTGGTGATGTACATCAGTggcttcctctcctccttcctcatGAAGCCTGTGAATAAGTGGATAGGTCGAAAT CTGACCTACTTCGTGGGCATCCTGGTGGTCTTGGCCTTTGCCTCCTGGGTGACCCTGGCCAGGCAGATGGGAGCAGAGATCTACGGGGCGGCCGTGCTCCTTGGGGCTGGCTCTGCCACTATCTTGGtcacctccctctccatgacAGCAGACCTCATCGGCACCAACACG CACAGCGGCGCGTTCGTCTACGGCGCCATGAGCTTCACCGACAAGATGGCCAATGGCCTGGCTGTGATGGCGATCCAGAACTTGCATCCATGCCC GACCGAgctctgctgccctgcctgcatcAGCTTCTACCACTGGGTGATGGTGTTGGTCACTGGAGGCATTGCCATTGCTGCTATCACCTCTCTGTGCTGCATCATGGTCTGGCCCATCCGTATCCGCTACC ATGgccccagctgcagggaggtggcaggagCCCTATCCCAGCAGGAGCGGGGAGGTGGCAGGAGCCCTGTCCCAGCAGGAGGTCctgtggcagggctggctgcgGGGACGCTCGTGGCCCTGCCCGCAGGGGGATCCTTATGGTAG
- the LOC138686506 gene encoding GRAM domain-containing protein 2A-like translates to MGLPLPGGHVGWCQHHPAGTCTPEGLPVQKPPSLQARRDGQAGLVAGWLPTSHWELGCVVLPGPCRGSNGIRSPLCSPPGALGSASRALTQPALGWYLPRRLPANLLRPVPAPPACPSSPAGRGGGGGSCGLGTALEGARAGYEPGCGPGRTGQEGLAVLATSCMSGSSFMLGKLRRSGRGGLVEKQWQSLEEKSSTSTQLGHPVLTRSKTCDPSFCTDTEQAAVATGRQGNLSPSLSKRTASYRKAFGELTEQEELLACFSCAWQREVPYHGRLYITSHHVCFHASLLLKDIKAVVPLASISALKKTNTALLVPNALSIRTAKGQKFLFVSLHRREATYQLLKSVCKHLQDNSWSPLASLSSEEILRKPLTSSQSDLEQSTPEPDNLQEPLDELSPTPRQAEEEDEEVAALALSSSERLPLAKPRGFWGGPHTTLWAKITTQLSLLNTVLLIYLLLMMTLLLSSMYIGLRIMELEQQLASVEARPDLNLSQQYKT, encoded by the exons ATGGGACTCCCACTGCCAGGGGGACACGTGGGCTGGTGCCAGCATCACCCTGCTGGCACTTGCACACCTGAGGGACTCCCCGTGCAGAAGCCCCCCAGCCTACAGGCCCGGCGAGATGGGCAGGCAGGCCTGGTGGCGGGATGGCTTCCCACATCCCACTGGGAGCTGGGGTGCGTGGTCCTCCCCGGGCCATGCCGTGGCAGCAATGGTATCCGTTCACCCCTTTGCAGCCCCCCAGGCGCCCTGGGGTCAGCGTCGCGGGCTCTcacccagccagccctgggTTGGTATTTGCCCCGACGCCTCCCTGCAAACCTGCTGCGGCCAGTCCCGGCCCCGCCTGCCTGCCCTTCCTCGCCAgcgggaagaggaggaggaggaggcagctgcGGGCTGGGAACGGCTCTGGAAGGAGCGCGAGCAGGATACGAGCCAGGCTGTGGGCCAGGCCGGACGGGACAGGAGGGCTTGGCTGTGCTCGCCACCAG CTGCATGTCGGGCTCATCCTTCATGCTGGGGAAGCTGAGGAGGAGTGGAAGGGGGGGGCTGGTGGAGAAGCAGTGGCAGAGCCTGGAGGAGAAGAGCAGCACCAGCACGCAGCTGGGGCACCCTGTGCTCACCAG ATCCAAAACCTGCGACCCCTCCTTCTGCACGGACACAGAGCAGGCTGCGGTGGccacgggcaggcagggaaACCTGTCCCCGTCG CTAAGCAAGCGCACCGCAAGTTACCGCAAAGCTTTCGGGGAGCTCACCGAGCAGGAAGAGCTGCTGGCCTGCTTCTCCTGCGCTTGGCAGAGAGAGGTGCCCTACCATGGCCGCCTCTACATCACCTCCCACCACGTCTGCTTCCACGCCAGCCTCCTGCTCAAGGACATCAAG GCTGTGGTTCCTCTCGCCTCCATCTCAGCCCTCAAGAAGACCAACACGGCGCTCCTGGTGCCCAACGCACTCAGCATCCGCactgccaaggggcagaag TTCCTTTTTGTGTCACTGCACCGTCGGGAGGCCACGTACCAGCTCCTGAAGTCGGTCTGCAAACACCTGCAG GACAACAGCTGGAGCCCTCTGGCCTCTCTGAGCAGTGAGGAAATCCTTAGGAAGCCTCTG ACCTCAAGCCAGTCAGACCTGGAGCAGAGTACCCCAGAGCCTGACAACCTCCAGGAGCCGCTGG ATGAGCTGAGCCCAACACCAAGgcaagcagaggaggaggatgaagaggtGGCGGCGCTGGCTCTGAGCAGCAGTGAGCGGTTGCCCTTGGCAAAGCCACGCGGCTTCTGGG GGGGACCCCACACCACGCTATGGGCCAAGATCACCACGCAGCTGAGCCTCCTCAACACCGTCCTCCTCATCTACCTGCTGCT GATGATGACCCTGCTGCTGTCCTCAATGTACATCGGTCTGCGCATCATGgaactggagcagcagctggcatcTGTGGAGGCTAGGCCAGACCTCAACCTGTCACAGCA GTACAAGACATGA